The following coding sequences lie in one Trichoderma breve strain T069 chromosome 1, whole genome shotgun sequence genomic window:
- a CDS encoding ATP12 chaperone protein domain-containing protein encodes MKVPSRIPRQLALLRPQFVRPFHQSIARTANVAPIVGTGPPPDPPTPAARNAQERLDRRKKHAELLKTAKEVRSAQDGKSSGVARRFWKEVTVREVDGALQVHLDARPLRHPNTKAIIRVPLSKPNLASALALEWDILTSAQQATKQHLIPLTSLICRALDILDDDASNSPEATKIRTTITHTVLRYLDTDSLLCWAPPAGPHDRRNDAGESLRDVQKKAAEETVSYLTTNVWPGITIEPVLDGHSIMPRKQSEGVREVIQGWVMGLDAWEIAGLERAVLAGKSFVAAARVVAEWSEGSVGTGHAVPVGRFSVEHASKATSLEVDWQAEQWGEVEDTHDVNQEDVRRQLGSVILLVSGTGKQHY; translated from the exons ATGAAAGTGCCTTCGCGAATACCCCGCCAGCTGGCATTGCTTCGCCCGCAATTCGTCCGGCCCTTTCATCAAAGCATCGCCAGAACCGCCAATGTTGCTCCGATAGTCGGTACTGGACCTCCCCCGGATCCTCCCACGCCGGCAGCTCGAAATGCTCAGGAACGTTTGGACCGACGAAAGAAGCACGCTGAACTGTTGAAGACGGCCAAGGAAGTGCGAAGCGCGCAGGACGGCAAGTCGAGCGGCGTGGCTAGGAGATTCTGGAAGGAGGTGACTGTACGAGAGGTCGACG GAGCATTGCAAGTCCATCTCGATGCCCGGCCCTTGCGACACCCCAATACCAAGGCCATCATTCGAGTGCCGCTCTCCAAGCCGAACCTCGCCTCTGCGCTGGCCCTTGAATGGGACATCCTGACGTCTGCCCAGCAAGCTACCAAGCAGCACCTCATCCCCCTCACCAGCCTCATCTGCCGTGCTCTCGACATTCTCGACGATGACGCATCCAACAGCCCCGAAGCCACCAAGATTCGCACAACCATTACCCATACTGTCCTGCGATACCTGGATACAGACTCGCTGCTGTGCTGGGCGCCTCCCGCGGGCCCTCATGATAGGAGAAATGACGCGGGGGAGAGTCTAAGGGACgtgcagaagaaggctgcGGAGGAGACAGTCAGCTATCTGACGACCAACGTGTGGCCAGGGATCACCATTGAGCCCGTGCTGGACGGCCACTCCATCATGCCGCGGAAACAGAGCGAGGGCGTCCGGGAGGTAATCCAGGGATGGGTTATGGGCCTTGATGCCTGGGAAATTGCCGGACTGGAAAGGGCAGTGCTTGCCGGCAAGAGCTTTGTCGCCGCAGCAAGAGTTGTCGCCGAATGGAGCGAGGGCTCCGTGGGCACTGGCCATGCCGTCCCCGTGGGACGCTTTAGTGTTGAACATGCCTCCAAGGCTACGAGCTTGGAGGTGGATTGGCAGGCCGAGCAGTGGGGCGAGGTGGAAGACACACACGACGTGAACCAGGAAGACGTGAGGCGGCAGCTGGGCAGCGTGATTCTGCTCGTATCAGGCACTGGTAAGCAGCATTACTGA
- a CDS encoding coatomer gamma subunit appendage platform subdomain-containing protein produces MSYGKKDEDADLGLVKVDRTQVFQEARLFNSSPIQPRRCRILLTKIALLLYTGESFPKNEATTLFFGISKLFQNKDASLRQMVLLIIKELANSAEDIIMVTSTVMKDTGGSSDAIYRPNAIRALCRIIDATTVQAIERVMKTAIVDKNPSVSSAALVSSYHLLPIARDVVRRWQSETQEAAASSNSTMAQYHAIGLLYQMRSHDRMALVKMVQQFGAAGAVKSPAATVMLVRLAAQLAEEDPSLRRPMMQLLDGWLRHKSEMVNFEAAKAICDMRDVTDAEVNQAVHVLQLFLTSPRAVTKFAALRILHSFASFNPNAVSVCNTDIELLISNSNRSIATFAITTLLKTGNEASVDRLMKQISGFMSEITDEFKITIVEAIRTLCLKFPSKQAGMLTFLSGILRDEGGYEFKRAVVESMFDLIKFVPDSKEDALAHLCEFIEDCEFTKLAVRILHLIGLEGPKTAQPTKYIRYIYNRVVLENAIVRAAAVTALAKFGVGQKDPDVKSSVKVLLTRCLDDVDDEVRDRAALNLKLMAEEDDEMARNFVKNDNMFSLPFFEHQLVLYVTSDDKSAFDVPFDISKIPVVTREQADAEDRTKKLTATTPTLKAPKAGPAKTPTSGAEAAASASAQAQRYAQELMQIPEMKEFGSVVKSSPVVELTEAETEYVVSVVKHIFNEHIVLQYEVKNTLPDTVLENVSVVASPSDEEDLEEVFIIQAEKLATNEPGKVYVAFKKVNGQTSLPVSTFSNVLKFTSKEIDPSTGEPEETGYDDEYEVSEFDLSGSDYVIPTYAGNFNHIWEQVGASGEEAEETLQLSSMKSIAEATEQLAKILSLQPLEGTDVPVNQSTHTLKLLGKTVNGGRVVANIRMAYSSKSGVTTKITVRGEEEGVAALVIASVA; encoded by the exons ATGAGTTACGGAAAAaaggacgaggatgccgaCCTGGGCTTGGTCAAGGTAGATCGGACACAGGTCTTCCAAGAAG CTCGATTGTTCAACAGCTCTCCGATCCAgcctcgacgatgccgaatTCTCCTGACCAAGATCGCCCTTCTCCTCTACACGGGCGAGTCATTCCCCAAAAATGAAGCCACcaccctcttcttcggcatcTCGAAGCTCTTCCAGAACAAGGACGCCAGTCTGCGGCAGATGGtgctcctcatcatcaaggagctggccaaTTCCGCCGAGGACATAATCATGGTGACTAGCACCGTCATGAAGGACaccggcggcagcagcgacGCAATCTACAGGCCCAATGCCATCCGTGCTCTGTGCCGAATCATCGAC GCTACCACGGTGCAAGCCATTGAACGTGTCATGAAAACCGCCATTGTGGACAAGAACCCGTCTGTTTCCTCTGCGGCGCTTGTTTCATCCTACCACCTGCTGCCGATTGCTAGGGATGTCGTGCGACGATGGCAGAGTGAGACTCAGGAGGCGGCCGCCTCCTCCAA CTCGACAATGGCTCAGTACCATGCCATTGGCCTCTTGTACCAGATGCGCTCGCACGACCGCATGGCCCTGGTTAAAATGGTCCAGCAGTTCGGCGCTGCCGGGGCTGTCAAGAGCCCCGCTGCCACCGTGATGCTGGTCCGACTGGCCGCGCAGCTTGCCGAGGAGGACCCCTCGCTTCGCCGCCCCATGAtgcagcttctcgacggCTGGTTGCGACACAAGAGCGAAATGGTCAACttcgaggctgccaaagcCATCTGTGACATGCGCGATGTTACCGACGCCGAGGTCAACCAGGCCGTCCATGTCCTGCAGCTGTTCCTGACCTCGCCCCGCGCCGTCACCAAGTTTGCCGCCCTGCGAATCCTCCACAGCTTCGCCTCTTTCAACCCCAACGCCGTCAGCGTCTGCAACACTGACATTGAGCTCTTGATCTCAAACTCCAACCGGTCCATTGCTACCTTTGCCATCACCACTCTGCTCAAGACTGGTAACGAGGCTAGCGTAGACAGGCTGATGAAGCAGATTTCGGGCTTCATGTCGGAGATCACTGACGAGTTCAAGATCACCATTGTCGAGGCCATCCGCACCCTGTGCTTGAAGTTCCCCAGCAAGCAGGCCGGCATGCTGACATTCCTCAGCGGCATCCTGCGCGACGAGGGTGGCTACGAGTTTAAGCGCGCCGTTGTGGAGAGTATGTTCGATCTGATCAAGTTCGTCCCTGACTCCAAGGAGGACGCGCTTGCGCACCTGTGCGAGTTCATTGAAGACTGCGAGTTCACCAAGCTGGCCGTCCGTATCCTGCACCTCATCGGTCTCGAGGGCCCCAAGACCGCCCAGCCTACCAAGTACATTCGCTACATTTACAACCGTGTCGTCCTTGAGAATGCCATTGTTCGCGCCGCTGCTGTCACAGCTCTTGCCAAGTTCGGCGTTGGCCAGAAGGATCCCGACGTCAAGAGCAGCGTCAAGGTTCTGCTTACGCGTTGTCTAGACGATGTCGATGACGAGGTTCGAGATCGAGCCGCCTTGAACCTGAAGCTGATGGCcgaagaggatgacgagatggCCCGAAACTTTGTCAAAAACG ACAACATGTTCTCGCTCCCCTTCTTCGAGCACCAGCTGGTTCTGTACGTCACGTCAGACGACAAGTCTGCGTTCGACGTGCCGTTTGACATCTCCAAGATCCCCGTCGTGACCCGAGAACAGGCAGATGCCGAGGACAGGACCAAGAAGCTTACCGCTACAACTCCCACATTGAAGGCGCCAAAGGCCGGCCCAGCCAAGACACCAACAAGCGGCGCGGAGGCTGCGGCCTCTGCCAGCGCACAGGCACAGCGATACGCACAGGAGCTGATGCAGATCCCCGAGATGAAGGAGTTTGGCAGCGTGGTCAAGTCATCGCCTGTCGTTGAGCTTACCGAGGCTGAGACTGAATACGTCGTCAGCGTGGTCAAGCACATTTTCAACGAGCACATTGTGCTGCAGTACGAGGTCAAGAACACTCTTCCTGACACAGTCCTAGAAAACGTGTCGGTTGTAGCATCTCCTTCAGACGAGGAGGACCTGGAGGAGGTATTCATCATCCAGgccgagaagctggccaCAAACGAGCCGGGCAAGGTTTACGTGGCGTTCAAGAAGGTCAATGGCCAGACGTCACTGCCCGTTTCCACATTCTCCAACGTGCTCAAGTTTACaagcaaggagattgatcCTTCAACGGGCGAGCCCGAAGAGACTGGTTACGACGATGAGTACGAGGTGTCAGAATTTGACCTCAGCGGTAGCGACTACGTCATCCCTACATATGCTGGCAACTTCAACCATATCTGGGAGCAGGTTGGCGCTTCAGGAGAAGAGGCGGAGGAGACGCTGCAGCTGAGCAGCATGAAGAGCATAGCCG AGGCAAccgagcagctggccaagattctATCCCTACAACCTCTCGAAGGAACCGATGTCCCCGTCAACCAGAGCACGCACACTCTCAAGCTACTGGGCAAGACAGTCAACGGCGGCAGAGTGGTGGCCAACATTCGCATGGCATACTCGTCAAAATCCGGTGTTACGACAAAGATTACAGTCcgaggcgaggaggagggcgtGGCGGCTCTTGTGATTGCATCTGTGGCATAA